A genome region from Astyanax mexicanus isolate ESR-SI-001 chromosome 19, AstMex3_surface, whole genome shotgun sequence includes the following:
- the psmd11a gene encoding 26S proteasome non-ATPase regulatory subunit 11A isoform X3, whose amino-acid sequence MAAAAVELQRAQSLLSTDRNASIDILHAIVKRDVQDSDEEAVRVKEQSILELGGLLAKTGQAAELGGLLKYVRPFLNSISKAKAARLVRSLLDLFLDMEAATGQEVELCLECIEWAKSEKRTFLRQALEARLVSLYFDTKRYQEALQLGSALLQELKKMDDKALLVEVQLLESKTYHALSNPPKARAALTSARTTANAIYCPPKLQAALDMQSGIIHAAEEKDWKTAYSYFYEAFEGNDSIDSPRAITALKYMLLCKIMLNAPEDVQALISGKLALRYAGRQTDSLKCVAQASKNRSLAEFEKALTDYRAELRDDPIISMHLAKLYDNLLEQNLIRVIEPFSRAQIEHISSLIRLSKGDVERKLSQMILDKKFYGILDQGEGVLIVFDEPPVDKTYEAALETIQNMSRVVDSLYNKAKKLT is encoded by the exons ATGGCGGCCGCGGCGGTGGAGCTTCAGAGAGCACAGTCTCTCCTCAGCACAGACAGAAACGCCAGCATCGACATTTTACACGCTATCG TAAAACGTGATGTGCAGGACAGTGATGAGGAGGCTGTGCGTGTTAAGGAGCAGAGCATCCTGGAACTTGGAGGACTTCTGGCCAAAACCGGACAAGCCGCTG agttGGGGGGGCTGCTGAAGTATGTGCGTCCGTTCCTGAATTCCATTAGTAAGGCGAAGGCGGCACGGCTGGTGCGCTCCCTGCTGGATCTCTTCCTAGACATGGAAGCAGCAACGGGCCAGGAGGTAGAGCTCTGCCTCGAATGCATTGAGTGGGCAAAGTCCGAAAAGAGGACATTTCTCCGACAGGCCctggag gcCCGCCTGGTCTCTCTGTATTTTGATACTAAGCGGTATCAGGAAGCTTTGCAGCTTG GTTCTGCACTTCTGCAGGAGCtgaagaagatggatgataagGCTCTGCTGGTGGAGGTTCAGCTATTGGAGAGTAAGACGTATCATGCCCTCAGTAATCCACCCAAAGCCCGTGCCGCCCTCACTTCCGCCCGGACCACCGCTAATGCCATCTACTGCCCACCTAAACTGCAGGCAGCTCTTGACATGCAGTcag gaataATTCACGCTGCAGAGGAAAAGGACTGGAAAACTGCTTATTCATATTTTTACGAAGCATTTGAAGGAAATGACTCTATTGACAGCCCACGTGCCATCACCGCCCTCAAATACATGCTGCTCTGCAAAATCATGCTCAATGC GCCAGAGGATGTTCAGGCTTTAATCAGTGGAAAACTTGCTCTCAGATACGCTGGCAGACAG ACAGATTCTCTGAAATGTGTTGCCCAGGCCAGTAAGAACCGGTCACTTGCAGAATTTGAGAAA GCATTGACTGATTACAGGGCAGAGCTGAGGGATGACCCGATCATCAGCATGCATTTGGCCAAACTCTACGACAATCTCCTGGAACAGAACCTTATCAGGGTCATCGAGCCCTTCTCCAGAGCACAG ATCGAGCATATCTCCAGCCTCATCAGACTCTCAAAG GGAGACGTTGAGAGAAAACTATCACAGATGATTCTAGATAAGAAATTTTACG gGATTCTGGACCAGGGAGAAGGAGTTCTTATCGTATTTGACGAGCCGCCTGTAGATAAAACATATGAAGCGGCCCTGGAGACTATCCAGAACATGAGTAGGGTTGTGGATTCTCTCTACAACAAAGCCAAGAAGCTTACATAG
- the psmd11a gene encoding 26S proteasome non-ATPase regulatory subunit 11A isoform X2 — MAAAAVELQRAQSLLSTDRNASIDILHAIVKRDVQDSDEEAVRVKEQSILELGGLLAKTGQAAELGGLLKYVRPFLNSISKAKAARLVRSLLDLFLDMEAATGQEVELCLECIEWAKSEKRTFLRQALEARLVSLYFDTKRYQEALQLGSALLQELKKMDDKALLVEVQLLESKTYHALSNPPKARAALTSARTTANAIYCPPKLQAALDMQSGIIHAAEEKDWKTAYSYFYEAFEGNDSIDSPRAITALKYMLLCKIMLNAPEDVQALISGKLALRYAGRQVRLDSLKCVAQASKNRSLAEFEKALTDYRAELRDDPIISMHLAKLYDNLLEQNLIRVIEPFSRAQIEHISSLIRLSKGDVERKLSQMILDKKFYGILDQGEGVLIVFDEPPVDKTYEAALETIQNMSRVVDSLYNKAKKLT; from the exons ATGGCGGCCGCGGCGGTGGAGCTTCAGAGAGCACAGTCTCTCCTCAGCACAGACAGAAACGCCAGCATCGACATTTTACACGCTATCG TAAAACGTGATGTGCAGGACAGTGATGAGGAGGCTGTGCGTGTTAAGGAGCAGAGCATCCTGGAACTTGGAGGACTTCTGGCCAAAACCGGACAAGCCGCTG agttGGGGGGGCTGCTGAAGTATGTGCGTCCGTTCCTGAATTCCATTAGTAAGGCGAAGGCGGCACGGCTGGTGCGCTCCCTGCTGGATCTCTTCCTAGACATGGAAGCAGCAACGGGCCAGGAGGTAGAGCTCTGCCTCGAATGCATTGAGTGGGCAAAGTCCGAAAAGAGGACATTTCTCCGACAGGCCctggag gcCCGCCTGGTCTCTCTGTATTTTGATACTAAGCGGTATCAGGAAGCTTTGCAGCTTG GTTCTGCACTTCTGCAGGAGCtgaagaagatggatgataagGCTCTGCTGGTGGAGGTTCAGCTATTGGAGAGTAAGACGTATCATGCCCTCAGTAATCCACCCAAAGCCCGTGCCGCCCTCACTTCCGCCCGGACCACCGCTAATGCCATCTACTGCCCACCTAAACTGCAGGCAGCTCTTGACATGCAGTcag gaataATTCACGCTGCAGAGGAAAAGGACTGGAAAACTGCTTATTCATATTTTTACGAAGCATTTGAAGGAAATGACTCTATTGACAGCCCACGTGCCATCACCGCCCTCAAATACATGCTGCTCTGCAAAATCATGCTCAATGC GCCAGAGGATGTTCAGGCTTTAATCAGTGGAAAACTTGCTCTCAGATACGCTGGCAGACAGGTGAGATTGG ATTCTCTGAAATGTGTTGCCCAGGCCAGTAAGAACCGGTCACTTGCAGAATTTGAGAAA GCATTGACTGATTACAGGGCAGAGCTGAGGGATGACCCGATCATCAGCATGCATTTGGCCAAACTCTACGACAATCTCCTGGAACAGAACCTTATCAGGGTCATCGAGCCCTTCTCCAGAGCACAG ATCGAGCATATCTCCAGCCTCATCAGACTCTCAAAG GGAGACGTTGAGAGAAAACTATCACAGATGATTCTAGATAAGAAATTTTACG gGATTCTGGACCAGGGAGAAGGAGTTCTTATCGTATTTGACGAGCCGCCTGTAGATAAAACATATGAAGCGGCCCTGGAGACTATCCAGAACATGAGTAGGGTTGTGGATTCTCTCTACAACAAAGCCAAGAAGCTTACATAG
- the psmd11a gene encoding 26S proteasome non-ATPase regulatory subunit 11A isoform X4 — MAAAAVELQRAQSLLSTDRNASIDILHAIVKRDVQDSDEEAVRVKEQSILELGGLLAKTGQAAELGGLLKYVRPFLNSISKAKAARLVRSLLDLFLDMEAATGQEVELCLECIEWAKSEKRTFLRQALEARLVSLYFDTKRYQEALQLGSALLQELKKMDDKALLVEVQLLESKTYHALSNPPKARAALTSARTTANAIYCPPKLQAALDMQSGIIHAAEEKDWKTAYSYFYEAFEGNDSIDSPRAITALKYMLLCKIMLNAYARGCSGFNQWKTCSQIRWQTDSLKCVAQASKNRSLAEFEKALTDYRAELRDDPIISMHLAKLYDNLLEQNLIRVIEPFSRAQIEHISSLIRLSKGDVERKLSQMILDKKFYGILDQGEGVLIVFDEPPVDKTYEAALETIQNMSRVVDSLYNKAKKLT, encoded by the exons ATGGCGGCCGCGGCGGTGGAGCTTCAGAGAGCACAGTCTCTCCTCAGCACAGACAGAAACGCCAGCATCGACATTTTACACGCTATCG TAAAACGTGATGTGCAGGACAGTGATGAGGAGGCTGTGCGTGTTAAGGAGCAGAGCATCCTGGAACTTGGAGGACTTCTGGCCAAAACCGGACAAGCCGCTG agttGGGGGGGCTGCTGAAGTATGTGCGTCCGTTCCTGAATTCCATTAGTAAGGCGAAGGCGGCACGGCTGGTGCGCTCCCTGCTGGATCTCTTCCTAGACATGGAAGCAGCAACGGGCCAGGAGGTAGAGCTCTGCCTCGAATGCATTGAGTGGGCAAAGTCCGAAAAGAGGACATTTCTCCGACAGGCCctggag gcCCGCCTGGTCTCTCTGTATTTTGATACTAAGCGGTATCAGGAAGCTTTGCAGCTTG GTTCTGCACTTCTGCAGGAGCtgaagaagatggatgataagGCTCTGCTGGTGGAGGTTCAGCTATTGGAGAGTAAGACGTATCATGCCCTCAGTAATCCACCCAAAGCCCGTGCCGCCCTCACTTCCGCCCGGACCACCGCTAATGCCATCTACTGCCCACCTAAACTGCAGGCAGCTCTTGACATGCAGTcag gaataATTCACGCTGCAGAGGAAAAGGACTGGAAAACTGCTTATTCATATTTTTACGAAGCATTTGAAGGAAATGACTCTATTGACAGCCCACGTGCCATCACCGCCCTCAAATACATGCTGCTCTGCAAAATCATGCTCAATGCGTAC GCCAGAGGATGTTCAGGCTTTAATCAGTGGAAAACTTGCTCTCAGATACGCTGGCAGACAG ATTCTCTGAAATGTGTTGCCCAGGCCAGTAAGAACCGGTCACTTGCAGAATTTGAGAAA GCATTGACTGATTACAGGGCAGAGCTGAGGGATGACCCGATCATCAGCATGCATTTGGCCAAACTCTACGACAATCTCCTGGAACAGAACCTTATCAGGGTCATCGAGCCCTTCTCCAGAGCACAG ATCGAGCATATCTCCAGCCTCATCAGACTCTCAAAG GGAGACGTTGAGAGAAAACTATCACAGATGATTCTAGATAAGAAATTTTACG gGATTCTGGACCAGGGAGAAGGAGTTCTTATCGTATTTGACGAGCCGCCTGTAGATAAAACATATGAAGCGGCCCTGGAGACTATCCAGAACATGAGTAGGGTTGTGGATTCTCTCTACAACAAAGCCAAGAAGCTTACATAG
- the psmd11a gene encoding 26S proteasome non-ATPase regulatory subunit 11A isoform X1, producing MAAAAVELQRAQSLLSTDRNASIDILHAIVKRDVQDSDEEAVRVKEQSILELGGLLAKTGQAAELGGLLKYVRPFLNSISKAKAARLVRSLLDLFLDMEAATGQEVELCLECIEWAKSEKRTFLRQALEARLVSLYFDTKRYQEALQLGSALLQELKKMDDKALLVEVQLLESKTYHALSNPPKARAALTSARTTANAIYCPPKLQAALDMQSGIIHAAEEKDWKTAYSYFYEAFEGNDSIDSPRAITALKYMLLCKIMLNAYVRVRKKARGCSGFNQWKTCSQIRWQTDSLKCVAQASKNRSLAEFEKALTDYRAELRDDPIISMHLAKLYDNLLEQNLIRVIEPFSRAQIEHISSLIRLSKGDVERKLSQMILDKKFYGILDQGEGVLIVFDEPPVDKTYEAALETIQNMSRVVDSLYNKAKKLT from the exons ATGGCGGCCGCGGCGGTGGAGCTTCAGAGAGCACAGTCTCTCCTCAGCACAGACAGAAACGCCAGCATCGACATTTTACACGCTATCG TAAAACGTGATGTGCAGGACAGTGATGAGGAGGCTGTGCGTGTTAAGGAGCAGAGCATCCTGGAACTTGGAGGACTTCTGGCCAAAACCGGACAAGCCGCTG agttGGGGGGGCTGCTGAAGTATGTGCGTCCGTTCCTGAATTCCATTAGTAAGGCGAAGGCGGCACGGCTGGTGCGCTCCCTGCTGGATCTCTTCCTAGACATGGAAGCAGCAACGGGCCAGGAGGTAGAGCTCTGCCTCGAATGCATTGAGTGGGCAAAGTCCGAAAAGAGGACATTTCTCCGACAGGCCctggag gcCCGCCTGGTCTCTCTGTATTTTGATACTAAGCGGTATCAGGAAGCTTTGCAGCTTG GTTCTGCACTTCTGCAGGAGCtgaagaagatggatgataagGCTCTGCTGGTGGAGGTTCAGCTATTGGAGAGTAAGACGTATCATGCCCTCAGTAATCCACCCAAAGCCCGTGCCGCCCTCACTTCCGCCCGGACCACCGCTAATGCCATCTACTGCCCACCTAAACTGCAGGCAGCTCTTGACATGCAGTcag gaataATTCACGCTGCAGAGGAAAAGGACTGGAAAACTGCTTATTCATATTTTTACGAAGCATTTGAAGGAAATGACTCTATTGACAGCCCACGTGCCATCACCGCCCTCAAATACATGCTGCTCTGCAAAATCATGCTCAATGCGTACGTACGTGTAAGAAAGAAG GCCAGAGGATGTTCAGGCTTTAATCAGTGGAAAACTTGCTCTCAGATACGCTGGCAGACAG ATTCTCTGAAATGTGTTGCCCAGGCCAGTAAGAACCGGTCACTTGCAGAATTTGAGAAA GCATTGACTGATTACAGGGCAGAGCTGAGGGATGACCCGATCATCAGCATGCATTTGGCCAAACTCTACGACAATCTCCTGGAACAGAACCTTATCAGGGTCATCGAGCCCTTCTCCAGAGCACAG ATCGAGCATATCTCCAGCCTCATCAGACTCTCAAAG GGAGACGTTGAGAGAAAACTATCACAGATGATTCTAGATAAGAAATTTTACG gGATTCTGGACCAGGGAGAAGGAGTTCTTATCGTATTTGACGAGCCGCCTGTAGATAAAACATATGAAGCGGCCCTGGAGACTATCCAGAACATGAGTAGGGTTGTGGATTCTCTCTACAACAAAGCCAAGAAGCTTACATAG